A single genomic interval of Corylus avellana chromosome ca10, CavTom2PMs-1.0 harbors:
- the LOC132164759 gene encoding probable WRKY transcription factor 9 has translation MDQIISVIRRCLPLCFPLPESEDQNDASQVVGVEDQKEDEEAAEATAGVEDDDDVAFQANKEALVMVIAICEIASMNDGCQWGICGVTSPTKEYPFPVHSYGCIVDPDCPVWKVVWRCSEDMSILITTYYGTHNHPLPVGSITAMASAASEDFFRLLDSKNPISKGTSSFTQASLPYYMIDPKDPSEGIVLYLTIDSYDPPQFPMPKSPVRDQDQNQPPKILVGKDSKKDGTVHQIDMQMYLRVIAI, from the exons ATGGACCAAATCATCAGTGTGATACGACGATGCTTGCCTTTGTGCTTCCCACTGCCAGAATCCGAAGACCAAAACGACGCCTCTCAGGTTGTCGGCGTCGAAGACCAAAAGGAAGACG AGGAAGCAGCTGAGGCCACAGCAGGAGTAGAAGACGATGACGATGTTGCCTTCCAAGCCAACAAGGAAGCTTTGGTTATGGTCATAGCCATATGTGAAATAGCCTCA ATGAACGATGGATGCCAATGGGGAATATGCGGGGTGACATCTCCTACTAAAGAATATCCTTTTCCAGTACACAGCTATGGTTGCATAGTGGATCCAGATTGCCCAGTTTGGAAAGTG GTGTGGAGATGCTCAGAGGACATGTCTATACTCATAACAACCTATTACGGCACACATAACCATCCACTTCCTGTCGGTTCAATTACTGCCATGGCTTCTGCGGCCTCAGAAGATTTCTTTAGGTTATTGGATTcaaaaaatcctatttcaaaAGGAACCTCTAGTTTCACCCAAGCATCCCTTCCTTACTATATGATTGACCCTAAGGACCCTTCCGAAGGAATTGTTCTTTACCTTACAATCGACTCTTACGATCCCCCTCAATTCCCAATGCCCAAATCACCCGTGAGAGACCAAGACCAAAACCAGCCTCCCAAGATTCTTGTCGGCAAAGACTCTAAGAAGGACGGTACTGTACATCAAATAGATATGCAAATGTATTTGCGTGTTATAgcaatttga
- the LOC132163141 gene encoding WRKY transcription factor 72B-like has protein sequence MGQIVSVIRQCLPLCFPLPESEHQNEASQVVGIEDQIVASQVVGVQDQNEDEEAAEATAGEEDDDDVAFQANRDARVTVIARCEVDSMTDGCQWGIYEVTSPTKEYHITIPVYVCIVDPDCPVWKYVGRCSEDMSIHVTTYYGTHNHPLPVGSITAMASAASADFFRLLDSSNRLSEGTYSFTKASLPYDMNDPNDPSQGIVVDLTSQFPMPKSPVRDQDQNQPHKILLGECSKKEDAPQNLAEKL, from the exons ATGGGCCAAATCGTCAGTGTGATACGACAATGCTTGCCTTTGTGCTTTCCACTGCCAGAATCCGAACACCAAAACGAGGCCTCCCAGGTTGTCGGCATCGAAGACCAAATCGTGGCCTCCCAGGTTGTCGGCGTCCAAGACCAAAACGAAGACG AAGAAGCAGCTGAGGCCACAGCAGGAGAAGAAGACGATGACGATGTTGCCTTCCAAGCCAATAGGGATGCACGTGTTACGGTCATAGCCAGATGTGAAGTAGACTCT ATGACCGATGGATGCCAATGGGGAATATATGAGGTGACATCTCCTACTAAAGAATATCATATTACAATACCCGTCTATGTTTGCATAGTGGATCCAGATTGCCCAGTTTGGAAATAT GTTGGGAGATGCTCAGAGGACATGTCTATACACGTAACAACCTATTACGGCACACATAACCATCCACTTCCTGTCGGTTCAATTACTGCCATGGCTTCCGCAGCCTCAGCAGATTTCTTCAGGTTATTGGATTCAAGTAATCGCCTTTCAGAAGGAACCTACAGTTTCACCAAAGCATCTCTTCCTTACGATATGAATGACCCTAACGACCCTTCCCAAGGAATTGTTGTTGACCTTACAAGTCAATTCCCAATGCCCAAATCACCAGTGCGAGACCAAGACCAAAACCAGCCTCACAAGATTCTTCTCGGCGAATGCTCAAAGAAAGAAG ATGCTCCACAAAATTTAGCAGAGAAACTCTAG